One Sulfolobus sp. S-194 DNA segment encodes these proteins:
- a CDS encoding acetone carboxylase subunit gamma → MSEEEKVKRVEQRIQLLERLLQAKSPIDEVFRVIAGDKEDPDIAFDAIIEYFQRKVNWKEKILLPINDHLFIVCKDGKPIVKAACGYEFGDFRVNWKIFCKVKVKRTTEDYLEIYSWWQHAHPYFMELREYYCPGCYKLLATETVPIGHPVIFEFLPDIVTFYEKWLKRPFPCGKVEFKDLTNEYIKNSIKI, encoded by the coding sequence ATGAGTGAAGAGGAAAAGGTAAAAAGAGTTGAGCAAAGGATTCAATTATTAGAGAGATTATTACAAGCTAAATCCCCCATTGATGAAGTATTTAGAGTTATAGCAGGGGATAAAGAAGATCCAGATATAGCCTTTGATGCTATAATCGAATATTTTCAAAGGAAAGTTAATTGGAAGGAAAAAATTCTATTGCCCATTAATGACCATTTATTTATAGTATGTAAAGATGGTAAACCAATAGTTAAAGCGGCATGCGGTTACGAATTTGGAGATTTCAGAGTGAATTGGAAGATTTTCTGTAAAGTTAAAGTAAAAAGAACTACGGAAGATTATCTAGAAATATATTCGTGGTGGCAACACGCCCATCCCTACTTTATGGAACTTAGAGAATATTATTGTCCAGGTTGTTATAAATTATTAGCAACCGAAACTGTACCAATAGGTCATCCTGTTATATTTGAATTTCTACCAGATATAGTGACATTTTACGAGAAATGGCTTAAAAGACCATTTCCTTGTGGTAAGGTAGAATTCAAAGATTTAACTAATGAATATATAAAGAATAGTATAAAGATATAA
- a CDS encoding IS110 family transposase — protein sequence MVERETEAKSSGSGVTNPYHRTEHCEKIHEYRCDKGVGVIGIDVSKEHLVTSKGRVRKYENNKEGYEEILEMKPCTIVLEPMGVYAIRPSQYFKEKGIKVLQVSPNMLSREKEFRGKKTDFYDAEKLENMVDKAKEYEYNPLRELVTLYLFLKDIETKYKNRLKRALFLVSDNNKISKERLEKLAMGDFTQEELYQLEYTPIVVEEIKVLAKTLLETQERLKEVRRMIEEQVPDNHVLLTIPGIGRLAAGIIIGIVGDIRRFPKPESFVAYCGLDPVVERSGRAVISRGISKRGNKYLRSLFYFLAVRNYSRNPTLLKFYETHKDRLRGKKLYAALARKLARVVWSVWYNNKPYEAK from the coding sequence ATGGTCGAGAGGGAAACTGAAGCAAAGTCTTCGGGTAGTGGCGTGACAAACCCCTACCATCGGACTGAACATTGTGAAAAAATTCACGAATATAGGTGTGACAAAGGGGTAGGGGTAATTGGAATAGACGTATCAAAAGAACACTTGGTAACAAGTAAGGGGAGGGTGAGGAAATACGAGAACAACAAAGAGGGATATGAAGAGATACTTGAAATGAAACCTTGTACAATAGTCCTAGAACCTATGGGAGTTTACGCAATAAGGCCTTCACAATACTTCAAGGAGAAAGGAATAAAAGTACTACAGGTTAGTCCAAACATGTTATCAAGAGAAAAGGAGTTTAGGGGGAAGAAAACAGATTTTTACGATGCTGAAAAACTAGAAAACATGGTTGATAAGGCAAAGGAGTACGAGTATAACCCCTTAAGAGAACTAGTAACACTCTACCTCTTCCTAAAGGACATAGAGACGAAATACAAGAATAGGCTAAAGAGGGCATTATTCCTAGTAAGCGACAACAACAAGATAAGCAAGGAAAGGTTAGAAAAACTCGCAATGGGTGACTTTACACAAGAAGAACTATACCAACTAGAATACACACCAATAGTAGTTGAAGAAATCAAAGTCCTAGCAAAAACACTCCTAGAAACGCAAGAGAGATTGAAAGAAGTTAGGAGGATGATCGAGGAACAAGTACCGGATAATCACGTTTTATTAACAATCCCGGGAATTGGGAGGCTTGCAGCTGGTATTATTATTGGTATTGTTGGTGATATTAGGCGTTTTCCTAAACCAGAGTCTTTTGTTGCTTATTGTGGTCTTGATCCTGTTGTTGAGAGGAGTGGAAGAGCTGTGATAAGTAGGGGGATTTCCAAGAGGGGTAATAAGTACTTGCGTAGCTTGTTCTACTTTTTGGCAGTGAGGAATTATTCTAGGAACCCTACTTTGTTGAAGTTTTATGAGACACATAAGGATAGGCTTAGGGGTAAGAAGTTGTACGCTGCTTTGGCTAGGAAGTTGGCAAGGGTTGTTTGGAGTGTTTGGTATAATAATAAGCCTTATGAGGCCAAGTGA
- a CDS encoding penicillin acylase family protein gives MKLWLLSIIVLLIILISIFTYSFNILNPYNGIWSSAGNIYISNTTVILPKQVFTLEYPIKITITSNGVGIILAKDPYDLFFGEGYYQASQRLFEMEFFGLVASGNISKWVGELGLRSDLAMHLIGIPIYANLTLNYIKENYPQIYSYLQAFSEGVNAYIATLNSRNEPLCFKLLNVKPYYWSPYYTIAFAEFMAWSLTSGFTNELQSAMLYAEFNYSVASLLDPYYPYFTNGNITVMPGDGTVNGYNLTDQNISPSYLWSLNWYQSWATGITRSTLKSIIPLLNYSLNNISDPLFTFIDLGSNSWIITSNKSSNGYPMLANDPHLTLYFPSVWIPLDLIGGGYNVSGWALVGIPGILIGHTEYTAWGLTTPFGASSDAYVEILHGNDYFFNGKYIPMKAYSFELLGKNYTVYFTNNGPLVAKQGNLGISLYWVAGVKPMTTVIAEFLLDNSTNFSDLLRAAEFWDFPPQNIAMVGRHHAGIIDAGLYPLINETLPNGKHVLVIGSRGPLNGSSGKYEPVGFVPFKYLPQTIDPSRGYAFAPNQPTAWINYPYPFIGGYWVSNGRALDVYHYLSVLPSVSINDMMKLQSNVTDYWAFLLKPYLINALKGMNMNPIERSAYEYLLSWNSTFYVGEVGPTIYTYLISEMVNLSLNRLLFSHGIYFYTKQSDSYIPSLFLYIAEKDPTSFLVNGNFTLFVQESFSDEIKFLTSTLGNNVSNWTWGRVHFLMLYSPLGLKGLSLGPYAEWGDSFTLAAAYFPYVLKVPLPYVTVGPSLRFVADPALNMYYGVFPGGSTENILSPYSYVQLNNWLNFKYYNMNNLTIIATITLE, from the coding sequence ATGAAATTGTGGCTTCTTTCCATAATAGTTCTTTTAATTATTTTAATTTCAATTTTTACATATTCTTTTAATATTCTTAATCCTTATAATGGTATTTGGTCATCTGCTGGAAATATTTACATAAGTAATACTACAGTTATACTTCCTAAGCAAGTTTTTACTCTTGAATATCCCATAAAAATTACGATTACTAGTAACGGAGTAGGTATAATTTTAGCTAAAGATCCTTATGATCTCTTTTTCGGAGAAGGATATTATCAAGCTTCTCAAAGATTGTTCGAAATGGAGTTTTTTGGTTTAGTGGCATCTGGAAATATAAGCAAGTGGGTAGGTGAACTAGGATTAAGATCAGATCTTGCAATGCATCTAATAGGAATTCCTATTTATGCAAACTTAACGTTAAACTATATTAAAGAAAACTATCCTCAAATTTACTCATATTTACAAGCTTTCTCCGAAGGAGTAAACGCATATATAGCTACGTTAAATTCAAGAAACGAGCCGTTATGTTTTAAACTTCTTAATGTCAAACCATACTATTGGTCTCCATACTATACAATAGCCTTTGCGGAATTTATGGCGTGGAGTCTCACGTCAGGTTTTACTAATGAATTACAATCTGCAATGCTCTATGCAGAATTCAACTATTCTGTCGCATCATTACTAGACCCATATTATCCCTATTTCACAAATGGAAATATTACTGTAATGCCTGGTGACGGAACAGTTAATGGATATAATTTAACAGATCAAAATATAAGCCCATCATATCTATGGTCATTGAACTGGTACCAAAGTTGGGCAACTGGCATAACAAGAAGCACGTTAAAATCAATAATTCCTCTCCTTAATTACTCTTTAAACAATATTTCTGATCCTCTATTTACGTTCATAGATTTAGGAAGCAATTCATGGATAATAACAAGTAACAAAAGTAGTAATGGATACCCAATGCTTGCTAACGATCCTCATCTTACACTTTACTTTCCGTCAGTATGGATACCTTTAGATTTAATAGGTGGAGGATACAATGTAAGTGGATGGGCTCTTGTAGGTATACCAGGTATTTTAATAGGACATACTGAATATACTGCTTGGGGTTTGACTACACCATTCGGAGCATCATCTGATGCATATGTTGAAATATTGCACGGAAATGATTACTTTTTTAACGGAAAATATATTCCTATGAAAGCTTATTCCTTTGAACTTTTGGGTAAAAATTACACTGTTTACTTTACAAATAATGGCCCTTTAGTAGCTAAACAAGGGAATTTGGGAATTAGCTTGTATTGGGTTGCAGGAGTTAAGCCAATGACTACTGTTATTGCTGAATTTTTATTAGATAACTCGACAAACTTCTCAGATCTGCTCAGAGCTGCTGAATTCTGGGACTTTCCTCCTCAAAATATAGCTATGGTAGGGAGGCATCATGCAGGTATAATAGATGCTGGTTTATATCCTCTTATAAATGAGACATTGCCAAATGGGAAACATGTTTTAGTAATAGGATCAAGGGGACCGCTTAATGGATCTTCTGGTAAGTATGAGCCTGTAGGTTTCGTTCCTTTCAAATATCTTCCTCAAACTATAGATCCTAGTAGAGGCTATGCATTCGCACCTAATCAACCTACAGCTTGGATAAACTATCCCTATCCATTCATAGGAGGGTACTGGGTTTCAAATGGAAGAGCCCTGGATGTTTATCATTATTTAAGCGTTTTACCTAGTGTCTCTATTAATGATATGATGAAACTACAATCAAATGTGACTGACTATTGGGCATTTTTACTTAAGCCTTATTTAATTAATGCCTTAAAAGGAATGAATATGAATCCCATAGAAAGATCAGCATACGAGTATCTTCTATCTTGGAATTCAACATTCTATGTTGGCGAAGTCGGTCCAACTATCTACACTTATTTGATTTCTGAAATGGTAAACTTATCCCTTAACCGATTATTGTTCTCTCACGGAATTTATTTCTATACTAAGCAGAGCGATTCTTATATTCCATCACTGTTTCTATATATAGCAGAAAAAGATCCAACCTCATTTCTAGTTAACGGAAATTTCACTTTATTTGTCCAAGAAAGTTTTTCTGATGAAATAAAATTCTTGACTAGTACTCTTGGTAACAATGTTTCTAATTGGACTTGGGGAAGAGTTCATTTTCTTATGCTATATAGTCCATTAGGTTTAAAAGGACTATCTCTGGGACCTTATGCAGAGTGGGGAGATTCATTTACGTTAGCAGCTGCGTATTTTCCATATGTCCTTAAAGTACCTCTTCCTTATGTCACTGTTGGTCCATCACTAAGGTTTGTTGCAGATCCAGCATTAAATATGTACTATGGTGTATTTCCTGGAGGTTCTACCGAAAATATCTTAAGCCCATATTCATATGTGCAATTAAATAACTGGTTAAACTTCAAATATTATAACATGAATAACCTGACCATAATAGCGACTATTACCTTAGAGTGA
- a CDS encoding 3-hydroxyacyl-CoA dehydrogenase/enoyl-CoA hydratase family protein — MKLEKVLVVGAGTMGHGIAELFAMAGYQVYLSDVSKEILDNALNKIKWSLDKLQEKGQLKESTSSIISRIKTIIGLNESVSDADFAIEAAIERLDLKRQIFSKLDELLPQHSILATNTSSLPISKIAEATKRQDKVVGMHFFNPPVLMQLVEVMKGDKTSDETAKITYELAKKLGKTPIMINKDVPGYVVNRILGEIISASCIILQKGIADYLTIDAVAKYKLGFPMGIFELLDYTGIDVNYYVSKSLEEYGIKSPCSALFEEKVKKNELGVKSGKGFYSYPAPGKYSKPEIPQELADKLDPVLIIALGVNEASRLFRQGIVSKEDIDLGVKLGLGFPKGIFQYADELGIDNVVKAIQSLSIEEPDRLLLDMINEGKVGVKSGSGFYEYGKVEERKLNTLIIRIEPPLAWVILNRPERLNALNMELIVELNKALDELENDSRVRVVILSGSGRAFSAGADVTSFLTLKPIDVIRFRSLRELTNKIQFYTKPVIAAINGYALGGGLEIAMACDIRIASENSTLGQPEINLGIIPGAGGTQRLPRLVGKGRAKLLIYTGDMVSAKDAYKMGLVDLVVPSNRFEEEVRRIALKIAEKSPLSLLAAKLAIELGYEANIFSGEYLESSLFGLLFTTKDVEEGVKAFLEKRKPQFKGE; from the coding sequence ATGAAATTAGAAAAAGTGTTAGTTGTAGGAGCAGGTACTATGGGCCACGGTATTGCTGAACTGTTTGCAATGGCTGGATATCAAGTATATTTAAGCGACGTAAGTAAAGAAATCCTAGACAATGCATTAAATAAAATTAAATGGAGTCTAGATAAACTCCAAGAAAAAGGACAATTAAAGGAAAGTACGAGTAGTATAATCTCAAGGATAAAGACCATTATAGGATTGAATGAAAGTGTGAGTGATGCGGATTTTGCTATTGAGGCTGCTATAGAAAGACTGGATTTAAAGAGACAAATATTCTCTAAACTTGATGAGTTATTGCCTCAGCACTCTATATTAGCTACAAATACGAGTAGTCTACCAATATCTAAAATAGCTGAAGCTACTAAAAGACAAGATAAAGTTGTGGGAATGCACTTCTTCAACCCGCCAGTACTAATGCAACTTGTAGAAGTAATGAAAGGAGATAAAACTAGTGATGAGACTGCAAAAATAACTTATGAGTTGGCTAAAAAACTAGGTAAAACTCCCATAATGATAAATAAGGATGTGCCAGGTTATGTCGTAAATAGAATATTAGGAGAAATAATTTCAGCATCGTGTATTATATTGCAAAAAGGTATTGCTGATTACCTAACAATTGATGCTGTAGCTAAATATAAACTCGGATTTCCTATGGGTATTTTCGAGCTGTTAGATTACACTGGGATTGATGTTAATTATTATGTCTCTAAGTCTTTAGAGGAATATGGGATAAAATCTCCTTGTTCAGCTTTATTTGAGGAGAAGGTTAAAAAGAATGAATTAGGGGTTAAGAGCGGAAAGGGATTTTACTCATATCCTGCACCGGGCAAGTACTCAAAGCCAGAAATACCTCAGGAGTTAGCTGATAAGTTAGATCCCGTATTAATTATAGCATTAGGAGTAAACGAAGCTTCAAGACTGTTTAGACAAGGGATAGTAAGCAAAGAAGATATAGATTTGGGTGTAAAACTAGGGCTAGGATTTCCTAAAGGAATTTTCCAGTATGCCGATGAATTAGGAATAGATAATGTGGTTAAGGCAATTCAATCTCTTTCAATTGAAGAGCCAGATCGTTTATTATTAGATATGATCAATGAAGGAAAGGTAGGTGTAAAAAGCGGTTCTGGATTTTATGAGTATGGTAAAGTTGAAGAAAGAAAGTTAAATACATTAATAATCCGTATTGAACCGCCATTAGCATGGGTTATACTGAATAGACCAGAGAGACTTAACGCACTAAATATGGAATTGATAGTGGAATTAAACAAAGCATTAGATGAGTTAGAAAATGACAGTAGAGTAAGGGTAGTAATTCTATCTGGAAGCGGTAGGGCTTTTTCCGCTGGAGCTGATGTAACATCATTCTTAACGTTAAAACCAATAGATGTAATAAGATTTAGAAGTTTACGTGAGCTAACTAATAAGATTCAGTTCTATACAAAACCAGTTATTGCAGCAATTAATGGATACGCATTAGGTGGGGGATTGGAGATTGCTATGGCGTGTGATATCAGAATTGCGTCTGAAAATTCTACGCTTGGTCAACCAGAAATAAATCTTGGCATAATTCCTGGTGCAGGTGGGACTCAAAGATTGCCTAGGTTAGTAGGGAAGGGAAGGGCTAAATTGCTTATTTATACCGGTGACATGGTATCTGCGAAGGATGCGTATAAGATGGGATTAGTGGATTTAGTAGTTCCAAGTAATAGATTTGAGGAAGAAGTAAGAAGAATAGCTCTTAAGATAGCTGAGAAATCTCCTCTCTCACTGCTAGCCGCAAAATTAGCTATAGAATTAGGTTACGAAGCTAATATATTTAGTGGGGAGTATTTAGAGTCGAGTTTATTTGGATTACTTTTTACAACTAAAGATGTAGAAGAAGGAGTGAAAGCTTTCTTAGAAAAAAGAAAACCCCAATTTAAAGGAGAATAA
- a CDS encoding SDR family oxidoreductase: MYPLKNKVVVITGSGRGIGRALAVRLATEGALIVVNAKKRVEEIDETVKMIKDQGGEAIGVLADVSTREGCEILLKKTLEAYKVVDILVNNAGIGLFSPFINVDDKLIEKHISADLLSVIYCSQMFAKEIREGGEILNIASVAGIIPAYGLSIYGAMKGAVITLTKYLALELAPKIRVNAIAPGFVKTKLGESMYKFLGITEKEFAEKVTIMGKLLEAEDVAELATAILKIESLTGQTFVIDSGESLKGGLKF; encoded by the coding sequence ATGTATCCTTTAAAAAATAAAGTCGTAGTTATAACCGGTTCTGGTAGAGGAATAGGTAGGGCTTTAGCAGTAAGATTAGCAACTGAAGGAGCTCTAATAGTAGTGAATGCTAAGAAAAGAGTTGAAGAGATTGACGAGACAGTTAAAATGATTAAAGATCAAGGTGGCGAAGCAATAGGAGTATTGGCTGATGTATCAACAAGGGAAGGATGTGAAATATTACTCAAGAAAACCCTAGAAGCTTATAAGGTAGTGGATATTTTAGTAAATAATGCCGGAATTGGATTATTTTCTCCCTTTATTAACGTTGATGACAAGCTTATTGAAAAACATATTTCTGCTGACCTTTTATCGGTAATTTACTGTTCTCAGATGTTTGCTAAGGAGATAAGGGAAGGGGGTGAAATATTAAATATAGCATCAGTTGCTGGTATCATCCCAGCTTATGGTTTATCAATTTATGGTGCTATGAAAGGAGCAGTAATTACGTTAACTAAGTATTTAGCATTAGAATTAGCACCTAAAATTAGAGTAAATGCTATTGCACCAGGGTTTGTTAAAACTAAATTGGGAGAAAGCATGTATAAGTTCTTAGGTATTACTGAAAAAGAGTTTGCTGAAAAAGTTACAATTATGGGAAAACTACTTGAAGCAGAGGATGTCGCAGAACTGGCTACTGCAATTTTAAAAATAGAATCGCTTACCGGCCAAACATTCGTAATAGATTCTGGTGAAAGTCTTAAAGGAGGATTAAAATTCTAA
- a CDS encoding alpha/beta hydrolase — translation MMIDPKIKKLLESTIQLPIGKASIEEIRSLFKQFSSLTPREEVGKIEDISIPGSETNIKARVYYPKTQGPYGILVYYHGGGFVLGDIESYDPLCRAITNSCQCVTISVDYRLSPENKFPAAVIDSFDALKWVYDNSEKFNGKHGIAVGGDSAGGNLAAVVAILSKKENIKLKYQVLIYPAVSFDLVSKSFYDNGEGYFLTREHIEWFGQQYLRSPADLLDFRFSPILADLSDLPPALIITAEYDPLRDQGEAYANKLLQSGVQVTSVRFNNVIHGFVSFFPFIEQGKDAIGLIGYVLRKAFYGK, via the coding sequence ATAATGATAGACCCAAAAATTAAAAAATTATTAGAATCAACTATTCAACTACCTATTGGTAAGGCATCGATCGAGGAAATAAGATCGCTTTTTAAACAATTTTCATCCCTAACACCAAGAGAAGAAGTAGGGAAAATAGAAGATATAAGTATACCGGGTAGTGAAACAAATATAAAAGCTAGAGTTTATTACCCTAAAACTCAAGGTCCTTATGGGATTTTAGTTTATTATCATGGTGGAGGATTTGTTCTCGGTGATATCGAAAGTTATGATCCATTATGCAGAGCTATAACTAACTCTTGCCAATGTGTTACAATTTCAGTGGATTATAGACTTTCACCAGAAAACAAATTTCCAGCAGCTGTAATTGACTCATTTGATGCGTTAAAATGGGTATATGATAATTCAGAAAAATTTAATGGAAAGCATGGAATAGCTGTTGGTGGCGATAGTGCTGGTGGTAATTTAGCGGCAGTAGTTGCCATCTTATCAAAGAAAGAAAATATTAAACTAAAATATCAGGTTCTTATTTACCCAGCAGTAAGCTTTGATTTAGTATCAAAGTCCTTTTACGATAATGGAGAAGGGTACTTCTTAACTAGGGAGCATATAGAGTGGTTTGGTCAACAATATTTGCGTTCTCCAGCAGATTTACTAGACTTCAGATTCTCCCCAATATTAGCAGATTTAAGTGATTTACCGCCAGCATTAATAATAACAGCAGAATACGATCCACTAAGGGATCAAGGAGAAGCGTATGCCAACAAACTTTTACAATCTGGTGTGCAAGTTACGAGTGTTAGATTTAATAATGTAATTCACGGGTTCGTTTCATTCTTTCCGTTCATTGAACAAGGTAAAGACGCTATAGGATTAATAGGATATGTATTAAGAAAAGCATTTTACGGAAAATAA
- a CDS encoding TetR/AcrR family transcriptional regulator, whose product MRIPKTRKGVETVEKILEASIEVIEEKGFMNTSVSDITKRANVAYGVFYYYFNNKYELFDELVRKANREMRYYLKIKTENIQNRIEKEKVGIREFLKWIRENKDYYKLFIEAHVHRPSMLIWHYTKLAERYSIGLSEAMRRGEIINVDPEVLSYVLIGISEILGKRYVVWNNDEIPHHVITEANKIIENLLKPK is encoded by the coding sequence ATGAGAATACCCAAGACAAGAAAAGGGGTTGAAACAGTAGAAAAAATCTTAGAAGCTTCAATAGAGGTAATTGAAGAGAAAGGATTTATGAATACATCTGTATCTGATATCACAAAAAGGGCTAATGTAGCTTATGGCGTATTTTATTACTATTTTAATAATAAATATGAACTCTTTGATGAACTGGTGAGAAAAGCTAATAGGGAAATGAGATATTACTTGAAGATAAAAACAGAAAACATTCAAAATAGAATAGAAAAAGAAAAGGTAGGGATTAGGGAATTTTTAAAGTGGATAAGGGAAAACAAAGACTATTACAAGTTGTTTATTGAGGCGCATGTTCATAGGCCAAGTATGTTAATTTGGCATTATACTAAATTAGCGGAAAGGTACTCCATTGGATTAAGTGAAGCTATGAGGAGAGGGGAGATAATTAACGTAGATCCTGAGGTTCTTTCGTATGTGTTAATTGGGATTAGTGAGATATTAGGAAAGAGATATGTAGTGTGGAATAATGATGAAATACCTCATCACGTCATAACTGAAGCTAATAAGATAATAGAAAATTTACTTAAACCTAAGTAA
- a CDS encoding SRPBCC domain-containing protein → MSIEGGFHASRDVKKFFENYQNFISCIPNVKNITDKRFKLDAQVGGFSVTADGELVSFKQSGDTYEYEIKINGPGVTINIRTVYKLQNNEISWTSHYNYEGFAVSMVGSLLDTTIQNMVKATNECIRSKLE, encoded by the coding sequence ATGTCTATTGAAGGAGGTTTTCACGCAAGTAGAGATGTTAAGAAGTTTTTTGAAAATTATCAAAATTTTATAAGTTGTATACCAAATGTAAAAAATATTACTGATAAGAGATTTAAGTTAGATGCTCAAGTTGGAGGGTTTAGCGTAACGGCTGATGGCGAATTAGTATCATTTAAGCAAAGTGGAGATACTTATGAATATGAAATAAAAATAAACGGTCCCGGAGTTACAATTAATATAAGAACTGTATATAAATTACAAAATAACGAGATTTCATGGACTTCTCATTATAACTATGAGGGTTTCGCTGTATCTATGGTAGGATCATTGTTAGATACCACAATTCAGAATATGGTAAAAGCAACAAACGAATGTATACGATCAAAATTAGAGTAA
- a CDS encoding alcohol dehydrogenase catalytic domain-containing protein, which yields MKAAVLYNFNESFKIEDSQPRGVGVKVNVVATGICGRDIVIWKGGFRNLKTPIILGHEIVGYYNGKPVAVYPNIYCGKCEYCKNGKENLCDNAIIIGENQNYSGGYAEEVIVPESNLIPLPDEEFEKYAAALDPVATAIHATKLVELNDQSKVLVTGAGGGVGIHLIQYLKYLGVKEVYALTSKIDKVREFTEYTISDVKGYKFDVVFELVGANTINDSLRALNKEGTLVLIGNVEGEPITLSRPALSIMRQHKIVGSASYTKKEYEEAVKLIHENRIVAVYRQYNLEDINQAYMDLVNRKVFGRAVVKIR from the coding sequence ATGAAGGCAGCTGTTCTCTATAACTTTAATGAGAGTTTTAAAATAGAGGACTCGCAACCCAGAGGTGTGGGTGTTAAAGTAAATGTGGTAGCAACTGGTATATGCGGAAGGGATATTGTTATTTGGAAGGGCGGATTTAGAAACTTAAAAACACCAATAATTTTAGGTCATGAAATTGTCGGTTATTATAACGGTAAACCTGTAGCCGTGTATCCTAACATATATTGTGGGAAATGTGAATACTGTAAAAACGGGAAAGAAAATCTCTGTGATAATGCTATAATTATAGGTGAAAACCAGAACTATAGTGGAGGTTACGCAGAAGAGGTTATAGTTCCAGAAAGTAATTTAATACCTTTACCAGATGAGGAGTTTGAAAAATATGCAGCAGCACTAGATCCAGTAGCTACAGCAATTCATGCTACAAAGCTGGTTGAACTAAATGACCAAAGTAAAGTTTTAGTTACTGGCGCGGGTGGAGGGGTAGGAATTCATTTAATTCAATATCTGAAGTATTTAGGAGTAAAGGAGGTTTATGCGTTGACATCTAAAATAGATAAAGTCAGGGAATTTACTGAATATACAATAAGTGATGTTAAGGGCTATAAATTTGATGTTGTGTTTGAGCTAGTTGGAGCAAATACGATAAATGATTCTTTAAGGGCTCTCAATAAAGAAGGAACTTTAGTGTTAATAGGGAATGTGGAAGGAGAACCTATAACGTTAAGTAGACCGGCATTATCTATTATGAGACAGCATAAAATAGTAGGTTCTGCATCTTATACGAAGAAGGAGTATGAAGAAGCAGTTAAGTTAATTCATGAAAACAGGATAGTTGCTGTATATAGACAATATAACCTTGAAGATATAAATCAAGCATATATGGATTTAGTAAATAGAAAAGTTTTTGGAAGAGCCGTTGTGAAAATTAGATAA